One stretch of Rosistilla oblonga DNA includes these proteins:
- the uvrB gene encoding excinuclease ABC subunit UvrB: MKPDPLAPADFHLASPFPPAGDQPRAIQSLVEGLHTGKQHQVLMGVTGSGKTYTMANVIQQMKRPTLVLSHNKTLAAQLYSEFKEFFPENAVHYFVSYYDYYQPEAYIPQRDVYIEKDSSINEEIDRLRLASTSSLISRRDVIIVASVSSIYGLGSPRDYKEMVVPLKVGESFDRDALLLRLIDIQYSRNDVNFERSKFRVRGDCIELWPSYEEFALRIEMWGDEIEQISMIRPVSGEIIGRTDEVYVYPAKHFVMPEDRIAAAIESLQQELEEQLEKMKGQGKLLEAQRLSARTRFDLEMMQEVGHCPGIENYSRPLSGKPPGATPDTLYDYFPKDFLVFVDESHVTVPQIRAMFAGDQSRKNTLVEHGFRLPSALDNRPLKFEEWEQKSGQTVFVSATPSDYELEQTHGEVVEQLIRPTGLLDPLVEVLPAHGQVNHLVGEIRKRAEKDERVLVTALTKRLAEDLSSYFQEQGLRCRWLHSELNAFERVDLLKELREGKFDVLVGVNLLREGLDLPEVSLVAILDSDKEGFLRSETSLIQTIGRAARNANAQVILYADKITRSMRLAIDETARRREIQQAYNLEHGITPKTVKRNIGSGIDAAAKQHRATTAAAQEQGEGKYVTLEYIAELEGEMLTAAEELEFERAAALRDRIDSLKGQVGKPLIETAPAEEKSGRGRRKKVAGRRSVPRPKKA, translated from the coding sequence ATGAAGCCCGATCCCCTGGCGCCAGCAGACTTCCACCTTGCCAGCCCCTTCCCCCCGGCGGGTGATCAACCGCGGGCGATCCAGTCGCTGGTCGAAGGTCTGCACACGGGCAAGCAACACCAGGTGCTGATGGGTGTGACCGGGTCGGGCAAGACCTACACGATGGCCAACGTGATCCAGCAGATGAAGCGGCCGACGCTGGTGCTCAGCCACAACAAGACGCTCGCCGCCCAACTCTATTCGGAATTCAAAGAGTTTTTCCCCGAGAACGCTGTCCACTATTTCGTCAGCTATTACGACTACTACCAGCCCGAAGCCTACATCCCGCAGCGCGATGTCTACATCGAAAAGGATTCGTCGATCAACGAAGAGATCGATCGGCTGCGACTAGCGTCGACAAGTTCGCTGATCAGCCGCCGCGATGTGATCATCGTCGCGAGCGTTTCGAGTATCTATGGCCTCGGTTCGCCGCGAGACTACAAAGAGATGGTCGTGCCGCTGAAGGTTGGCGAATCGTTCGACCGCGACGCCCTCTTGCTGCGGTTGATCGACATCCAATACAGCCGCAACGACGTGAACTTCGAACGCAGCAAGTTCCGCGTCCGCGGCGACTGTATCGAGCTGTGGCCCAGTTACGAAGAGTTTGCCTTGCGGATCGAGATGTGGGGCGATGAGATCGAACAGATCTCGATGATTCGGCCCGTCTCGGGCGAGATCATCGGCCGCACCGACGAGGTCTACGTCTACCCGGCGAAACACTTTGTGATGCCCGAGGACCGAATTGCCGCAGCGATCGAATCGCTGCAGCAGGAACTCGAGGAGCAACTCGAAAAGATGAAGGGCCAAGGCAAGCTACTGGAGGCACAGCGGCTGTCGGCGAGGACCCGCTTTGACCTCGAAATGATGCAAGAGGTAGGCCATTGCCCGGGGATCGAAAACTACAGCCGCCCGCTGTCGGGCAAGCCGCCGGGGGCCACTCCCGATACGCTGTACGACTATTTCCCCAAGGATTTCCTGGTCTTTGTCGATGAATCGCACGTCACCGTCCCTCAGATCCGAGCGATGTTTGCCGGCGACCAAAGCCGCAAGAACACCTTGGTCGAACACGGATTCCGGCTGCCGAGCGCGCTCGACAATCGGCCGCTGAAATTCGAAGAGTGGGAACAAAAATCGGGGCAGACCGTTTTCGTCTCGGCGACTCCGAGCGATTACGAATTGGAACAAACGCACGGCGAAGTCGTCGAGCAATTGATTCGGCCGACCGGACTGCTGGATCCATTGGTCGAAGTCCTGCCAGCCCACGGACAGGTGAACCATCTAGTTGGCGAGATCCGCAAGCGAGCCGAGAAAGACGAACGCGTGCTGGTCACAGCGCTCACGAAACGGCTGGCCGAAGACCTCTCCAGTTACTTCCAAGAACAAGGGCTCCGCTGCCGCTGGCTGCACAGCGAACTGAACGCCTTCGAACGCGTCGACCTACTGAAGGAACTGCGTGAAGGAAAGTTCGACGTCCTCGTCGGGGTCAACTTGCTCCGCGAAGGCCTCGACCTGCCCGAGGTCTCGCTAGTCGCGATCCTCGATTCCGACAAAGAAGGCTTTTTGCGCAGCGAGACCAGTTTGATCCAAACGATCGGGCGGGCTGCACGTAACGCCAACGCCCAAGTCATCTTGTACGCCGACAAGATCACTCGATCGATGCGGCTAGCGATCGACGAAACCGCTCGTCGGCGCGAGATCCAGCAGGCGTATAACCTGGAACATGGCATCACCCCCAAGACCGTAAAACGCAATATCGGATCGGGCATCGACGCCGCTGCGAAACAGCACCGCGCTACCACCGCGGCGGCTCAAGAGCAGGGGGAAGGCAAATACGTGACGCTGGAATATATCGCCGAACTCGAAGGCGAGATGCTCACGGCGGCGGAAGAACTGGAGTTCGAACGCGCCGCGGCGCTCCGCGATCGGATCGACAGCCTGAAGGGGCAGGTCGGCAAACCGTTG